A window of Scomber scombrus chromosome 23, fScoSco1.1, whole genome shotgun sequence contains these coding sequences:
- the si:ch211-119e14.1 gene encoding cyclin-dependent kinase 11B, which translates to MTVEYHTSTTTVLLLFFLLIVLVALLIIFYKKLNKENNGEYTISRIVSKEGGLRDQVRGAATFLGTRLGVQRRPSYESEQDEEEMQDEEQHMGEHSSQGSDSEEDEQEEEDDEEQPGETKRKGGCTSDDNSSYIGSDLEEEISLMGQSEAKGETGEEKGGDGDGKGEASAGGGLLINLSQLSGSAIWSDDKGDGAKVCDVTAL; encoded by the coding sequence ATGACTGTCGAATATCATACATCCACAACGACtgtgttgcttctttttttccttctgatAGTCCTAGTTGCATTGCTCATCATCTTTTACAAGAAGTTGAACAAGGAGAACAATGGAGAATATACCATCAGTCGCATTGTGTCTAAGGAAGGAGGGCTCAGGGACCAGGTGAGAGGTGCAGCTACGTTCCTGGGGACACGCCTCGGGGTCCAGCGGCGTCCTAGCTACGAatcagaacaagatgaagaagaaatgcaAGATGAGGAGCAACACATGGGGGAGCACAGTAGCCAGGGGAGTGACAGTGAAGAGGACgagcaagaggaggaagatgatgaggaGCAACCTGGTGAGACGAAGCGAAAAGGAGGTTGCACCTCAGATGACAACTCAAGTTATATTGGTTCAGATCTGGAGGAGGAAATCAGTCTAATGGGTCAGTCAGAGGCCAAGGGAGAGACAGgggaggaaaagggaggagatggagatggtAAAGGGGAAGCAAGCGCAGGAGGTGGGTTGCTGATAAACCTTAGTCAGTTGTCTGGAAGTGCCATCTGGTCTGATGACAAGGGAGACGGAGCCAAGGTCTGTGATGTGACTGCACTGTGA
- the LOC134005708 gene encoding oxysterol-binding protein 1-like isoform X2, giving the protein MSEPKTPTPTPAGDTYKGWVFKWTNYIKGYQRRWFVLSNGLLSYYRTQAEMGHTCRGTINLATATITVDDACNFVISNGGAQTYHLKASCEVERQRWITALELAKAKAARMQAESDDSGDDFSPSSPPAAPGQGGSSQNSEVQSALRTLGSKVEDLSTCNDLISKHGSALQRSLSELDSLRLTGEAGDKIRQVTERATLFRITSNAMINACRDFLALAQAHSKRWQKALQAERDQRVRLEETLEQLAKQHNNLERAFRGAGQSNTATDSKSSSGPGKGEASDEDDDNEFFDAMEEAPEFITVPADPQLHKRSSSNVSGFNSEICADDQSLNEEPLAMNQESPSQELVPLKKRRTRIPDKPNYSLNLWSIMKNCIGKELSKIPMPVNFNEPISMLQRLSEDLEYHELLDKAGKCQSTLEQMCYVAAFSVSSYSTTVHRTGKPFNPLLGETFELDRRRESGYRSLCEQVSHHPPAAAHHVISDRGWTLRQEITVASKFRGKYLSIMPLGTIHAVFEKGNNHYTWKKVTTTVHNIIVGKLWIDQSGEIDVVNHTTGDRCHLKFAPYSYFSRDVARKVTGVVMDKDGKAHYVLSGTWDEKMEFSRVMQSSRGGENGTEGKQKTVYQTLKAREVWRKNPILDGAESMYFFTALALTLNEPEEGMAPTDSRRRPDQRLMEDGRWEEANAEKQRLEEKQRIARREREREAVSQRTSSQSEEGESALHDNYRALWFDRCEDKITGEQVHIYKGGYWENKDRGNWEGCPDIF; this is encoded by the exons ATGTCGGAGCCCAAGACGCCCACTCCAACCCCTGCTGGCGACACGTACAAAGGATGGGTGTTCAAGTGGACAAATTACATCAAGGGTTATCAGCGGAGGTGGTTTGTCCTCAGTAATGGCTTGTTGTCATACTACAG GACCCAGGCAGAAATGGGCCACACGTGTCGGGGCACGATCAACCTGGCCACAGCGACCATCACTGTGGACGACGCCTGCAACTTTGTCATCTCCAACGGCGGGGCACAGACGTATCACTTGAAAGCCAGCTGCGAGGTGGAACGTCAGCGTTGGATCACCGCCCTGGAGCTGGCCAAAGCCAAAGCGGCCCGCATGCAGGCTGAGTCAG ACGACTCGGGGGACGACTTCTCACCATCGTCTCCTCCGGCTGCGCCTGGACAAGGTGGTAGTTCACAGAATTCAGAAGTACAGTCCGCTCTCAGAACTCTGGGAAGCAAAGTGGAGGATCTAAGCACGTGCAACGACCTGATCTCAAAGCACGGCTCTGCCCTCCAAAG GTCTTTATCAGAACTGGACAGTTTGCGTCTGACTGGAGAAGCGGGGGATAAAATCCGTCAGGTGACTGAGAGAGCCACACTGTTCCGCATCACCTCTAATGCCATGATTAAT GCATGCCGAGACTTCCTGGCGCTGGCTCAGGCCCACAGCAAGCGATGGCAGAAGGCCCTGCAAGCAGAGCGAGATCAGCGGGTGAGGCTGGAGGAGACTTTAGAACAGCTGGCCAAGCAGCACAATAACCTGGAGCGGGCGTTCAGAGGAGCAGGGCAGTCTAACACCGCCACAGACAGTAAAA gtTCTTCTGGGCCGGGAAAAGGTGAAGCCAGTGACGAAGACGACGACAACGAGTTCTTCGATGCCATGGAAGAGGCTCCCGAGTTTATCACTGTACCTGCAGACCCTCAGCTCCACAA ACGGTCGAGCAGTAATGTCAGCGGTTTCAACAGTGAAATCTGTGCTGATGATCAGTCG CTTAACGAGGAGCCTCTAGCGATGAACCAGGAGTCCCCCTCTCAGGAGCTGGTGCCATTGAAGAAGAGGCGGACACGTATCCCCGACAAACCCAACTACTCTCTCAACCTGTGGAGTATCATGAAGAACTGCATCGGCAAAGAGCTGTCCAAGATCCCGATGCCT GTGAACTTCAATGAGCCCATCTCCATGCTGCAGCGGTTGTCGGAGGACCTCGAGTACCACGAGCTTTTGGATAAGGCCGGCAAGTGCCAGAGCACCCTGGAGCAGATGTGCTACGTGGCCGCCTTCTCCGTGTCCTCTTACTCAACCACCGTCCACCGCACGGGAAAGCCCTTCAACCCTCTGCTGGGAGAGACATTCGAACTGGACCGCCGGAGAGAAAGCGGCTACCGCTCCCTCTGCGagcag GTGAGTCACCACCCTCCTGCAGCAGCGCATCATGTGATCTCCGATCGCGGCTGGACCCTGAGGCAGGAAATCACTGTTGCCAGCAAGTTCAGGGGCAAATACCTCTCTATCATGCCTCTAG gCACAATTCACGCTGTCTTTGAAAAGGGGAACAATCACTACACATGGAAGAAAGTTACCACCACAGTGCACAACATTATTGTAGGAAAGCTATGGATCGATCAG TCAGGAGAGATAGATGTCGTGAACCACACTACCGGAGACCGCTGCCATTTGAAGTTTGCCCCGTACAGCTACTTCTCCAGAGATGTCGCCAGGAAG GTGACGGGTGTGGTGATGGACAAGGATGGCAAGGCCCACTACGTGCTCTCAGGCACATGGGATGAGAAGATGGAGTTCTCCAGAGTGATGCAGAGCAGCCGAGGAGGAGAGAACGGCACCGAGGGCAAACAGAAGACGGTCTACCAAACCCTGAAAGCCAGAGAGGTCTGGAGGAAGAACCCTATACT TGACGGAGCAGAGTCCATGTACTTCTTCACTGCCTTGGCGCTGACCCTAAACGAGCCAGAAGAGGGCATGGCGCCCACCGACAGCCGGCGCCGGCCCGACCAGCGCCTTATGGAGGACGGTCGCTGGGAAGAAGCCAACGCTGAGAAGCAGCGGCTGGAGGAGAAGCAGCGCATCGCCCggcgtgagagagagagggaggctgTCAGCCAACGCACCTCCAGCCAgtcagaggaaggagaga GTGCACTTCATGACAACTATAGAGCGCTTTGGTTCGATCGCTGCGAAGACAAGATCACAGGTGAGCAAGTGCATATCTATAAAGGAGGCTACTGGGAAAACAAGGATCGTGGCAACTGGGAGGGCTGCCCGGACATATTTTGA
- the LOC134005708 gene encoding oxysterol-binding protein 1-like isoform X1 codes for MSEPKTPTPTPAGDTYKGWVFKWTNYIKGYQRRWFVLSNGLLSYYRTQAEMGHTCRGTINLATATITVDDACNFVISNGGAQTYHLKASCEVERQRWITALELAKAKAARMQAESDDSGDDFSPSSPPAAPGQGGSSQNSEVQSALRTLGSKVEDLSTCNDLISKHGSALQRSLSELDSLRLTGEAGDKIRQVTERATLFRITSNAMINACRDFLALAQAHSKRWQKALQAERDQRVRLEETLEQLAKQHNNLERAFRGAGQSNTATDSKSSSGPGKGEASDEDDDNEFFDAMEEAPEFITVPADPQLHKRSSSNVSGFNSEICADDQSLNEEPLAMNQESPSQELVPLKKRRTRIPDKPNYSLNLWSIMKNCIGKELSKIPMPVNFNEPISMLQRLSEDLEYHELLDKAGKCQSTLEQMCYVAAFSVSSYSTTVHRTGKPFNPLLGETFELDRRRESGYRSLCEQVSHHPPAAAHHVISDRGWTLRQEITVASKFRGKYLSIMPLGTIHAVFEKGNNHYTWKKVTTTVHNIIVGKLWIDQSGEIDVVNHTTGDRCHLKFAPYSYFSRDVARKVTGVVMDKDGKAHYVLSGTWDEKMEFSRVMQSSRGGENGTEGKQKTVYQTLKAREVWRKNPILDGAESMYFFTALALTLNEPEEGMAPTDSRRRPDQRLMEDGRWEEANAEKQRLEEKQRIARREREREAVSQRTSSQSEEGETIDEDSLTDPSLKSALHDNYRALWFDRCEDKITGEQVHIYKGGYWENKDRGNWEGCPDIF; via the exons ATGTCGGAGCCCAAGACGCCCACTCCAACCCCTGCTGGCGACACGTACAAAGGATGGGTGTTCAAGTGGACAAATTACATCAAGGGTTATCAGCGGAGGTGGTTTGTCCTCAGTAATGGCTTGTTGTCATACTACAG GACCCAGGCAGAAATGGGCCACACGTGTCGGGGCACGATCAACCTGGCCACAGCGACCATCACTGTGGACGACGCCTGCAACTTTGTCATCTCCAACGGCGGGGCACAGACGTATCACTTGAAAGCCAGCTGCGAGGTGGAACGTCAGCGTTGGATCACCGCCCTGGAGCTGGCCAAAGCCAAAGCGGCCCGCATGCAGGCTGAGTCAG ACGACTCGGGGGACGACTTCTCACCATCGTCTCCTCCGGCTGCGCCTGGACAAGGTGGTAGTTCACAGAATTCAGAAGTACAGTCCGCTCTCAGAACTCTGGGAAGCAAAGTGGAGGATCTAAGCACGTGCAACGACCTGATCTCAAAGCACGGCTCTGCCCTCCAAAG GTCTTTATCAGAACTGGACAGTTTGCGTCTGACTGGAGAAGCGGGGGATAAAATCCGTCAGGTGACTGAGAGAGCCACACTGTTCCGCATCACCTCTAATGCCATGATTAAT GCATGCCGAGACTTCCTGGCGCTGGCTCAGGCCCACAGCAAGCGATGGCAGAAGGCCCTGCAAGCAGAGCGAGATCAGCGGGTGAGGCTGGAGGAGACTTTAGAACAGCTGGCCAAGCAGCACAATAACCTGGAGCGGGCGTTCAGAGGAGCAGGGCAGTCTAACACCGCCACAGACAGTAAAA gtTCTTCTGGGCCGGGAAAAGGTGAAGCCAGTGACGAAGACGACGACAACGAGTTCTTCGATGCCATGGAAGAGGCTCCCGAGTTTATCACTGTACCTGCAGACCCTCAGCTCCACAA ACGGTCGAGCAGTAATGTCAGCGGTTTCAACAGTGAAATCTGTGCTGATGATCAGTCG CTTAACGAGGAGCCTCTAGCGATGAACCAGGAGTCCCCCTCTCAGGAGCTGGTGCCATTGAAGAAGAGGCGGACACGTATCCCCGACAAACCCAACTACTCTCTCAACCTGTGGAGTATCATGAAGAACTGCATCGGCAAAGAGCTGTCCAAGATCCCGATGCCT GTGAACTTCAATGAGCCCATCTCCATGCTGCAGCGGTTGTCGGAGGACCTCGAGTACCACGAGCTTTTGGATAAGGCCGGCAAGTGCCAGAGCACCCTGGAGCAGATGTGCTACGTGGCCGCCTTCTCCGTGTCCTCTTACTCAACCACCGTCCACCGCACGGGAAAGCCCTTCAACCCTCTGCTGGGAGAGACATTCGAACTGGACCGCCGGAGAGAAAGCGGCTACCGCTCCCTCTGCGagcag GTGAGTCACCACCCTCCTGCAGCAGCGCATCATGTGATCTCCGATCGCGGCTGGACCCTGAGGCAGGAAATCACTGTTGCCAGCAAGTTCAGGGGCAAATACCTCTCTATCATGCCTCTAG gCACAATTCACGCTGTCTTTGAAAAGGGGAACAATCACTACACATGGAAGAAAGTTACCACCACAGTGCACAACATTATTGTAGGAAAGCTATGGATCGATCAG TCAGGAGAGATAGATGTCGTGAACCACACTACCGGAGACCGCTGCCATTTGAAGTTTGCCCCGTACAGCTACTTCTCCAGAGATGTCGCCAGGAAG GTGACGGGTGTGGTGATGGACAAGGATGGCAAGGCCCACTACGTGCTCTCAGGCACATGGGATGAGAAGATGGAGTTCTCCAGAGTGATGCAGAGCAGCCGAGGAGGAGAGAACGGCACCGAGGGCAAACAGAAGACGGTCTACCAAACCCTGAAAGCCAGAGAGGTCTGGAGGAAGAACCCTATACT TGACGGAGCAGAGTCCATGTACTTCTTCACTGCCTTGGCGCTGACCCTAAACGAGCCAGAAGAGGGCATGGCGCCCACCGACAGCCGGCGCCGGCCCGACCAGCGCCTTATGGAGGACGGTCGCTGGGAAGAAGCCAACGCTGAGAAGCAGCGGCTGGAGGAGAAGCAGCGCATCGCCCggcgtgagagagagagggaggctgTCAGCCAACGCACCTCCAGCCAgtcagaggaaggagaga CTATCGATGAGGATTCTCTTACTGATCCATCCCTAAAAA GTGCACTTCATGACAACTATAGAGCGCTTTGGTTCGATCGCTGCGAAGACAAGATCACAGGTGAGCAAGTGCATATCTATAAAGGAGGCTACTGGGAAAACAAGGATCGTGGCAACTGGGAGGGCTGCCCGGACATATTTTGA
- the coro1b gene encoding coronin-1B, producing the protein MSFRRGVVRQSKFRHVFAQAWKAEHCIDDVRVSRVTWDTQLCAVNPKFIAVIVEAGGGGSFLVVPINKSGRIDQSCPTVCGHAAPVLDIQWSPHDDNIIASASEDCTVKLWQIPDGGLTSPMTEPIVTLEGHSKRVGILAWHPTAFNILLTAGCDNVVCVWNVGTGELVYQLGDAHPDLIYSVSWNKDGSAVCTVCKDKALRVIDPRRGTVLKVKEKVHDGTRPMRAVFLSDGKILTTGFSRMSERQMALWDTKDLSEPMAVQEMDTSNGVLLPFYDPDTNMVYLCGKGDCTIRYFEVTDESPYVHFLSLYSSKEPQRGAGFLSKRGVDVNKCEIARFYKLHERKVEPISMTVPRKSDLFQGDLYPDTAGSEPALLADEWIAGQDAQPLLVSLSGGYSAPPSKHRDPLRGKPKLVSQDSGTGAPSAANAAAPASTSTIAAKETEEEVPQPRVATRETDGNTDRTKREDDVLNEILAEMKALRAVVLAQSQRIELLERQLARIEDGDV; encoded by the exons ATGTCTTTCCGGCGAGGTGTGGTTAGGCAGAGCAAGTTTCGCCACGTCTTCGCCCAGGCGTGGAAAGCCGAGCACTGCATCGACGACGTCCGAGTGTCCCGTGTGACGTGGGACACTCAGCTCTGTGCCGTCAACCCCAAATTCATCGCTGTCATTGTGGAAGCCGGTGGAGGAGGGAGCTTCCTCGTCGTTCCGATCAACAAG AGCGGCAGGATCGATCAGTCCTGTCCCACAGTGTGCGGCCATGCAGCGCCGGTGCTCGACATCCAGTGGTCTCCTCACGATGACAACATCATCGCAAGTGCCTCAGAAGATTGCACAGTAAAG CTGTGGCAGATCCCAGATGGGGGCTTAACAAGTCCCATGACCGAGCCCATTGTGACCCTCGAGGGACACAGTAAAAGAGTGGGCATCCTGGCTTGGCACCCAACTGCCTTCAACATCCTCCTAACTGCAG GCTGTGATaacgtggtgtgtgtgtggaacgTGGGCACGGGGGAGCTTGTGTACCAGCTGGGCGATGCTCACCCAGACCTGATCTACAGCGTCAGCTGGAATAAGGATGGAAGTGCCGTGTGTACAGTCTGCAAGGACAAAGCCCTGCGCGTCATTGACCCACGAAGAGGCACTGTGCTAAAG GTGAAGGAGAAGGTCCATGATGGCACCAGACCAATGAGAGCAGTGTTCCTCTCAGATGGGAAGATCCTGACCACAGGATTCAGCCGTATGAGTGAGAGACAGATGGCCCTGTGGGATACA aaagATCTCTCTGAGCCAATGGCTGTACAGGAGATGGATACAAGTAACGGGGTTCTTCTACCCTTTTATGACCCTGACACAAACATGGTGTATCTATGTGGAAAG GGGGATTGCACCATCCGGTATTTTGAAGTGACAGATGAATCCCCATATGTTCACTTCCTCAGCTTATACAGCAGCAAGGAGCCTCAGAGAGGTGCAGGCTTCCTGAGTAAAAGAGGTGTGGATGTCAACAAGTGCGAAATCGCCAG ATTCTACAAACTGCATGAAAGGAAGGTTGAACCCATTTCTATGACTGTACCACGAAAG TCAGATCTGTTCCAGGGAGACCTTTACCCCGACACTGCTGGCTCGGAGCCCGCTCTCCTGGCTGACGAGTGGATCGCTGGGCAGGATGCACAGCCCCTGTTGGTCTCCCTGAGTGGCGGGTACTCGGCTCCTCCATCTAAGCACAGAGACCCCCTCAGGGGTAAGCCCAAGCTTGTCTCACAGGACTCTGGGACCGGGGCACCTTCAGCAGCCAATGCAGCAGCCCCAGCGTCTACATCTACCATCGCTGCCaaggagacagaagaagaggtGCCACAGCCAAGAGTAGCCacgagagagacagatggaaatACTGACAGAACGAAGAGAGAA GACGACGTGTTGAACGAGATATTGGCAGAAATGAAAGCCCTGCGTGCTGTCGTTCTCGCTCAGAGCCAGAGAATCGAGTTGCTGGAGAGGCAGCTGGCTAGGATCGAGGATGGAGATGTATGA